Genomic DNA from uncultured Ilyobacter sp.:
GAATTTTTTATACAAAAAAAGTCGTACTACTTTCATCTGATCTTCAGTGAAAGTAAAACGACTTTATATCTTTTCAGGGTATTAAAGAGGAATCTCTTCTTTTTTCTGACAAGATGCCATTTACTTCTTGTATTTATTTTATTTATCGCTTCCTTGTTTCTTATTCATAGTATATATCTTGATTTTGGTTTTGTCAATTTTTTTTTATTTTTTATTTGTCAGATTTCAACCAATCCTATATTTTATCCGGGGTTAATAAATAAAATTTTTTCTTCTGCCAAGATATTTTTGTGTGAACTGTGCATGTATTTAGTTTGATTCAGATCAATACCAAGAGTATATCTCTAGCTTTTTTAGTTGTCATTTTTTTTATTTTTCTCTCTGTTTCTTTCAGCCTGGGTTTTACTGAGATAAAAGGGCTCTAGCTGAAAAACATTGTCCTCAGGCATATCAAAGCAAATTTCAGCCATCACAGAGGCCCTAGGAAGGGACATTGAATTACTTGTAAAAAAACATTTGTCCCTCATTATATCCTTTATCAGTTCCCTATAGTGTATACTCCCATCACCTAAGAACAGTACCTCTTCACCTCTATACCCCTCTAGAATGTTCCCAAGTTCTCCGTCCATGTAGTCGGTTTTTCTCTCTAGCCTGTCCTCGGCATCATAGCCATACTCTGCATAATAGACTCTTTCTTTCCTTGCATCTATCAAGGAAATTATCCTCTTCGAAGTATGAGGAGCAAGATTTGCTATTGCATCTAACTCATTTAGCCCCACCAGGGGTACTTTTAGTGAATAAGCTAGCCCCTTTGCAGTACCTACTCCCACTCTTATCCCTGTAAAAGACCCAGGTCCTATACTTACAGCTATTCTTTCTACATCTTTTATACTGTTTCCCGAAAGCTCAAAAAGAGCATCTATGGCACTCATCACAGTATCAGAGTGATTTAGATTCACATTTAGATTCAGTTCGGCAACAAGGCCCTTTTCCTTATGATACAAAGCCACTGTTCCGGACTTTGTAGATGTATCAATTGCTAAAGCCAACATATTTAAACAACTCTCTTTCTCTTTCTGAGTTTCCTACAAATTTAACAGAGATTTTTCTG
This window encodes:
- the tsaB gene encoding tRNA (adenosine(37)-N6)-threonylcarbamoyltransferase complex dimerization subunit type 1 TsaB → MLALAIDTSTKSGTVALYHKEKGLVAELNLNVNLNHSDTVMSAIDALFELSGNSIKDVERIAVSIGPGSFTGIRVGVGTAKGLAYSLKVPLVGLNELDAIANLAPHTSKRIISLIDARKERVYYAEYGYDAEDRLERKTDYMDGELGNILEGYRGEEVLFLGDGSIHYRELIKDIMRDKCFFTSNSMSLPRASVMAEICFDMPEDNVFQLEPFYLSKTQAERNREKNKKNDN